Proteins from one Tenrec ecaudatus isolate mTenEca1 chromosome 8, mTenEca1.hap1, whole genome shotgun sequence genomic window:
- the UFSP2 gene encoding ufm1-specific protease 2, with product MEMLFRVRGGLDLAFQLPTATEMFIKKALRHVLSDLSATLSSHALVFRVCHSSVYMWPNSAISTVPGELSDASPCQNLLRFIQLEQEEDTKRKFMRKKEKKVPDAHQIVNIDLMLEMSTPLSAVTPVIERESGGHHYVTMTLPVDAVVSAAPEETWGKVRKLLVDAIHGQLTDMEKCILKYMKGTSIVVPEPLHFLLPGAKSLRTILYPSGIPDGQLEAYRKELHDLFNLPPDRPYFKRCNTYHFPDEPYKDGLIRNPHTFLNPPNIESSMISVVQGIYSYHHYMQDRMDDNGWGCAYRSLQTICSWFKHQGYTERAIPTHREIQQALVDAGDKPPLFVGSRQWIGSIEVQLVLNQLIGITSKILFVSQGSEMASKGRELTNHFQSEGTPVMIGGGVLAHTILGVAWNEITGQIKFLILDPHYTGAEDLQVILEKGWCGWKGPDFWNKDAYYNLCLPQRPQVI from the exons ATGGAAATGCTCTTCAGAGTCAGAGGCGGCCTCGACCTGGCTTTTCAGCTACCAACGGCAACTG AAATGTTTATCAAGAAGGCACTAAGACACGTGTTGAGTGACCTGTCTGCCACGCTCTCTTCACACGCACTTGTGTTCAGAGTGTGCCACAGCTCGGTGTACATGTGGCCCAACAGCGCCATCAGCACCGTTCCCGGAGAGCTCAGCGATGCTTCCCCGTGTCAGAACCTGCTGCGCTTTATTCA ACTTGAACAGGAAGAAGACACAAAAAGAAAAttcatgagaaagaaagaaaaaaaagtaccaGATGCG CACCAGATAGTAAATATAGACCTTATGCTGGAAATGTCGACCCCGCTGAGTGCCGTCACCCCTGTCATTGAAAGGGAAAGCGGAGGCCACCACTATGTGACTATGACCTTGCCAGTCGACGCAGTTGTGTCTGCGGCACCAGAGGAAACCTGGGGAAA AGTTCGTAAGCTTCTCGTTGATGCCATTCACGGTCAACTAACTGATATGGAAAAATGCATTTTGAAATATATGAAAGGAACATCTATCGTGGTTCCTGAACCATTACACTTTCTACTGCCAGGGGCAAAAAGTCTCAGAACGATTTTGTATCCATCAGGAATTCCAGATGGCCAGCTGGAGGCCTACAGGAAG GAGTTACATGACCTCTTCAATCTGCCTCCTGACAGACCTTATTTCAAAAGGTGTAATACTTACCACTTTCCAGATGAACCATACAAAGATGGTCTCATTAGAAATCCACATACATTCCTTAATCCTCCTAACATAGAGTCTAGTATG ATATCTGTGGTCCAGGGCATATACAGTTACCATCATTATATGCAGGACCGAATGGATGACAATGGCTGGGGTTGTGCTTACCGATCTCTGCAGACGATCTGTTCTTGGTTCAAACACCAGGGCTACACTGAGAGAGCCATCCCAACACACAGAGAAATCCAGCAG GCTCTAGTCGATGCCGGTGACAAACCACCACTATTTGTTGGATCACGGCAATGGATTGGATCTATTGAGGTACAGTTGGTACTAAACCAATTGATTGGTATAACTTCAAAAATACTGTTTGTCAG CCAGGGGTCTGAAATGGCTTCTAAGGGACGGGAACTGACGAATCATTTCCAGAGTGAAGGAACTCCTGTCATGATTG GGGGAGGAGTTTTGGCCCATACAATATTAGGAGTTGCATGGAATGAGATTACAGGGCAAATAAAATTTCTGATTCTAGATCCACATTATACAGGTGCTGAAGATTTGCAAGTTATTTTGGAAAAG GGCTGGTGTGGATGGAAGGGCCCAGACTTTTGGAACAAGGATGCTTACTATAATTTATGTCTTCCTCAGCGACCACAAGTTATTTAA
- the ANKRD37 gene encoding ankyrin repeat domain-containing protein 37 isoform X2 has translation MHLLDGELETESLKHLLETGTSVNAPSDPCEQSPVHLAAAGGLACFLLWQLQTGADLNQQDVFGETPLHKAAKAGSLECLSLLVARDAQIDLCNKNGQTAEDLAWSSGFVECAKFLTIIKCMQSEKPREPSSKGHCVSVLRQKRGAGSTESTNRKRKC, from the exons ATGCACTTACTCGATGGCGAGCTGGAG ACGGAGAGTCTGAAGCACCTACTGGAGACGGGGACCTCGGTGAACGCTCCCTCCGACCCCTGTGAACAGTCGCCTGTCCACCTGGCTGCTGCTGGCGGCCTGGCCTGCTTTCTTCTCTGGCAGCTGCAAACAGgcgctgacctcaaccagcag GATGTTTTTGGAGAAACTCCTCTACACAAGGCAGCTAAAGCTGGGAGTCTGGAATGCCTTAGCTTGCTTGTAGCCAGAGATGCCCAAATTGA CTTATGTAATAAGAACGGGCAAACAGCTGAAGATCTTGCTTGGTCTTCTGGATTTGTGGAATGTGCCAAGTTTCTTACCATCATTAAATGTATGCAGAGTGAAAAGCCACGCGAGCCCTCTAGCAAGGGCCACTGTGTGTCAGTGCTCAGACAGAAACGAGGTGCTGGAAGTACAGAAAGCACAAACAGGAAGAGGAAGTGTTG A
- the ANKRD37 gene encoding ankyrin repeat domain-containing protein 37 isoform X1, producing the protein MHLLDGELETESLKHLLETGTSVNAPSDPCEQSPVHLAAAGGLACFLLWQLQTGADLNQQDVFGETPLHKAAKAGSLECLSLLVARDAQIDLCNKNGQTAEDLAWSSGFVECAKFLTIIKCMQSEKPREPSSKGHCVSVLRQKRGAGSTESTNRKRKCWAQ; encoded by the exons ATGCACTTACTCGATGGCGAGCTGGAG ACGGAGAGTCTGAAGCACCTACTGGAGACGGGGACCTCGGTGAACGCTCCCTCCGACCCCTGTGAACAGTCGCCTGTCCACCTGGCTGCTGCTGGCGGCCTGGCCTGCTTTCTTCTCTGGCAGCTGCAAACAGgcgctgacctcaaccagcag GATGTTTTTGGAGAAACTCCTCTACACAAGGCAGCTAAAGCTGGGAGTCTGGAATGCCTTAGCTTGCTTGTAGCCAGAGATGCCCAAATTGA CTTATGTAATAAGAACGGGCAAACAGCTGAAGATCTTGCTTGGTCTTCTGGATTTGTGGAATGTGCCAAGTTTCTTACCATCATTAAATGTATGCAGAGTGAAAAGCCACGCGAGCCCTCTAGCAAGGGCCACTGTGTGTCAGTGCTCAGACAGAAACGAGGTGCTGGAAGTACAGAAAGCACAAACAGGAAGAGGAAGTGTTG GGCCCAATGA